A window from Salvia miltiorrhiza cultivar Shanhuang (shh) chromosome 2, IMPLAD_Smil_shh, whole genome shotgun sequence encodes these proteins:
- the LOC131007571 gene encoding uncharacterized protein LOC131007571, whose protein sequence is MKIFGKLEINLPFLQELKFPPLSKFLKDFIAGKSKESRKIVMGENVSAVIQKELPPKCKDPGMFSLPCFIGDTKIEHAMCDLGASINVMPLAVCDSLIGVELVDTRVVIQLVDRSCVHSEGLLENVLLRVHNFVYPADFYVVRMSGMQSKGTDDAMKTPNDAENAYAINVIDPLVQEFLETEFMQDKLELTLTKGWIYFDAQEMNDEEIKEAIMSLYAQSEIASSRSKLCLLKQTSYDRPLQSEKKPPVLELKPLPANLKYVFLGEGDTLSVSISNELTRSKEEQLIALLKKQKKAIGWTLADITRISPDVCQHYILLEPDAKPVRDPQQKLNPNMREIVLKEVSPIHMVLKKSGLQVVENERNELLNVATRKDHFPLPFIDQMLERLAGQAYFCFLDGYSGYFHIHAFDLLKTKLTTSPIIQPPNWKLLVELMYNASYYVVGAVLDQKLGKESHIIVYTDHSALKYLLSKKESKSRLIRWILLLQEFDWEIIDKKGAENNVADHLSRLVQDHDDVVPINEDFPDEHLYAVTGTARPPVCPNRAYLPSQNVLQSTSLTLTPGLLISSTICQLESAHPKSQRHKG, encoded by the exons ATGAAAATATTTGGAAAGTTGGAGATTAATCTTCCATTCCTTCAAGAACTCAAATTTCCTCCACTGAGCAAGTTCCTGAAAGACTTTATTGCTGGTAAGTCTAAAGAATCTAGAAAAATCGTGATGGGCGAGAATGTGTCAGCCGTGATACAAAAGGAATTACCgcccaaatgcaaggatccaggtatgttttctTTGCCATGTTTCATTGGTGATACAAAGatcgagcatgctatgtgtgacttaggagcttctattaatgtcatgccTTTAGCTGTTTGCGATAGCTTGATTGGTGTGGAGTTGGTGGATACTAGAGTCGTAATTCAGCTAGTCGATAGGTCATGTGTTCATTCTGAAGGGTTGTTGGAAAATGTTCTTTTGAGAGTGCATAATTTCGTTTATCCCGCTGACTTTTATGTGGTGAGGATGAGTGGCATGCAATCCAAAGG TACTGATGATGCCATGAAAACTCCTAATGATGCTGAAAATGCTTATGCCATTAATGTGATTGACCCTCTTGTCCAAGAATTTCTTGAGACTGAATTCATGCAGGATAAGTTGGAACTGACTCTTACGAAAGGCTGGATATATTTTGATGCTCAAGAGATGAATGATGAAGAGATCAAAGAAGCTATCATGTCTCTTTATGCCCAATCGGAAATTGCAAGTTCTAGAAGCAAGTTATGTTTGCTCAAACAGACGTCTTATGACAGACCGTTACAATCTGAGAAGAAACCGCCAGTGCTGGAACTTAAGCCCCTACCTGCGAATTTGAAGTATGTTTTTCTAGGGGAGGGTGACACTCTTTCTGTCAGTATTAGCAATGAGTTGACCAGGAGCAAAGAAGAGCAACTAATTGCTTTACTGAAGAAGCAAAAGAAGGCCATAGGGTGGACATTAGCTGATATCACTAGAATAAGTCCTGATGTGTGCCAGCATTACATTTTGTTGGAGCCTGATGCTAAGCCTGTTCGAGATCCTCAGCAGAAACTGAATCCAAACATGAGGGAAATAGTTCTTAAGGAA GTGAGCCCAATTCATATGGTACTGAAGAAATCAGGTCTGCAAGTGGTTGAGAATGAGCGGAATGAGTTG CTAAATGTAGCCACTCGCAAGGATCATTTTCCTTTAccgtttattgatcagatgttgGAGCGTCTAGCTGGACAAGCATATTTCTGCTTCTTAGATGGTTATAGTGGTTATTTTCATATTCAT GCTTTTGATTTGTTGAAAACTAAGCTGACCACGTCTCCCATTATCCAACCACCCAACTGGAAGCTTCTAGTCGAGCTTATGTATAACGCCAGCTACTATGTGGTGGGAGCTGTTCTTGATCAGAAGTTGGGAAAAGAGAGCCAC ATAATTGTCTACACGGACCATTCGGCGTTGAAATATTTGTTATCAAAGAAAGAGTCGAAATCACGCTTGATTAGGTGGATTCTTTTGTTGCAAGAATTCGATTGGGAGATTATAGACAAGAAAGGAGCAGAGAATAATGTTGCTGATCACCTCAGTCGTTTGGTTCAAGATCATGATGACGTTGTTCCTATCAACGAAGATTTTCCAGATGAGCATCTATATGCTGTCACAGGAACTGCACgaccacctgtttgcccaaacagagcCTACCTTCCGAGTCAAAATGTGCTACAATCGACAAGTTTGACTCTGACCCCTGGTTTGCTGATATCGTCAACTATTTGTCAACTGGAAAGTGCCCATCCTAAATCACAAAGGCACAAAGGCTGA
- the LOC131012535 gene encoding mitochondrial inner membrane protein OXA1-like yields the protein MAYRRSIIARTKLFYQQHQRFAPSFSHISGSDRDELPAKSINRNTEIRSHFRITGNIASNSLLPGSVSRLMRSEFRTGYGLNFHRNMSKLPSDIEGLHDAGDLYGAISAVGEKAVEVAPMVNEAAVAAADSINYLNLIEVFHCCAGLEWWASIAATTLLMRFIFVPFQIYFLQFSSKNHTAILEHVRRLGTSGFSIENIEKDEAWSKLVSRYDNFQYSGLKASLISGIGFYVWVSYMANNVPSFTTGGTLWFTDLTACGHTDLPILMALTLWLRLELYPFFYLEGRSPSTSGNMLVAVSAYLAAVAGGFPTAVYCYWLTSNLFSIACGAVMMDPRVQKLLGISYKPSEADK from the exons ATGGCGTATAGGCGTAGCATCATAGCTAGAACTAAGTTGTTTTATCAACAGCACCAGCGATTTGCCCCTTCTTTTTCACATATTAGTGGTAGCGATCGCGATGAATTGCCTGCTAAAAGCATTAACAGGAATACTGAGATCCGAAGCCATTTTCGGATTACCGGAAACATTGCCAGCAATTCCCTGCTACCAGGAAGTGTCTCTCGACTCATGCGATCTGAGTTTCGAACAGGCTATGGGCTCAATTTTCATAGAAATATGTCGAAGTTGCCTTCGGACATTGAGGGTCTACATGACGCTGGGGATCTGTATGGTGCGATCAGTGCTGTGGGGGAGAAGGCTGTGGAGGTAGCTCCGATGGTGAATGAAGCGGCCGTTGCAGCAGCAGATTCAATCAACTACTTGAACTTGATTGAAGTTTTTCATTGTTGCGCTGGATTGGAATG GTGGGCATCAATTGCTGCTACAACTCTTTTGATGCGTTTCATTTTTGTTCCTTTTCAAATATATTTCCTGCAATTCTCTTCCAAAAATCACACAGCT ATTCTAGAACATGTACGTCGGTTAGGAACCTCTGGTTTTTCGATTGAG AATATTGAAAAAGATGAAGCTTGGAGTAAACTGGTGAGCAG ATACGACAACTTTCAGTATAGTGGACTTAAGGCATCATTAATATCGGGGATCGGGTTTTACGTATGG GTTTCATACATGGCAAACAATGTTCCCTCTTTCACTACAGGTGGAACTTTATGGTTCACGGATTTAACAGCTTGTGGTCACACGGATCTCCCAATCCTTATGGCATTGACATTGTGGCTTAGGTTGGAG TTGTATCCATTTTTTTATCTAGAAGGCAGGTCACCTAGCACGTCTGGTAACATGTTGGTAGCTGTTTCAGCATACCTTGCCGCTGTCGCTGGAGGGTTCCCCACG GCTGTATACTGTTATTGGTTGACCAGCAACCTCTTTTCAATAGCATGTGGAGCTG TGATGATGGATCCTCGAGTTCAGAAATTGTTGGGGATATCATATAAACCATCTGAAGCTGATAAATAG
- the LOC131007572 gene encoding receptor-like protein 35, which translates to MGLSLPKLQHLALYYNRLNGKIPSSINNASMLTLLELNRNSFTGSVPVLSNLRYLEHLRLWENNFTGAEFMSSLTNCPSLLSIEMSYNPLMAGILPSSIGNFSKSLQIITASYCDFRGGIPSGIGNLSSLLYLQLSGNQFTGFIPTTIWNLTQLQKLYLGSNQLEGHISSDLCQLRNLRELNLSANSFTDPILECLGELQSLTSVSLALNKLNSTIPLSFWSLVDLVYLELQSNYLSGQISPQIGNLKSLDYLHLSSNQFAGEIPNEGCFVNFTTDSFANNSALCG; encoded by the exons ATGGGGCTTTCACTTCCCAAACTCCAGCACCTCGCTTTATACTACAATAGACTCAACGGGAAAATTCCAAGCTCCATCAACAATGCTTCTATGCTCACTCTCTTGGAATTGAACAGAAACTCATTCACCGGCTCTGTGCCCGTCTTGAGCAATTTACGCTACTTGGAACACCTTCGCCTCTGGGAAAATAATTTCACAGGAGCAGAATTTATGTCATCTCTAACAAACTGCCCGTCTTTATTGTCCATAGAAATGTCGTACAATCCTCTAATGGCAGGAATTCTCCCATCTTCAATTGGGAATTTCTCAAAATCGCTTCAAATTATCACGGCATCATATTGCGACTTCAGAGGCGGTATTCCTTCTGGGATCGGAAACTTGAGCAGTTTGCTGTATTTGCAGTTATCGGGAAATCAGTTCACAGGATTCATCCCAACAACTATTTGGAATTTGACGCAGCTCCAAAAATTGTATCTTGGTAGCAATCAATTGGAGGGGCATATCTCTTCTGATCTTTGTCAGCTGCGTAATTTGAGGGAGTTGAACTTGAGTGCAAATTCGTTCACGGATCCCATTCTTGAATGTTTGGGTGAGCTTCAATCCTTAACAAGTGTCTCCCTTGCTTTGAACAAGCTGAATTCGACAATACCTTTGAGCTTCTGGAGTCTTGTTGATTTGGTGTATCTTGAGTTGCAGTCCAACTATTTGAGTGGTCAAATTTCACCTCAGATTGGAAATTTGAAATCACTTGACTATTTACACCTCTCGTCTAATCAGTTTGCAG GAGAGATTCCAAATGAGGGTTGCTTTGTTAACTTCACAACTGATTCTTTTGCTAACAATTCTGCTCTTTGTGGGTGA